The DNA segment GCTCCCGGATCTCGTTGCGGTCCGCTGCGGGCAGGCCTTGAATAAAGGTGCCAAAGCGATCCTTGCTGCAGCTGCAGAAAAACTCGATCCCCTTGCTGCCAACAATCTCGACATCAAAATCAGCGAACATCTGCCGGGCTATCTCGCTGGCCGGCTTGCCCTGCAGGCTCAGTTCCGCCAGCTGCCGCCGGAGGTCCAGGGTTTCCAGATACTGCACAATCGGCAGGAATGCCTCCCGACTGTGTCGCGGGGATTCCGGCAGGGTTTGCAGCATCAGCCCGGCGGCGCTTTGCAGCATCAGGGTGTCGTCCCAGGCAAAGCTGGTCCAGATGCGAGTGGGCACCTGCTCCGACTGCAGATAGAAGCTTTCGAATACCTGATCAAGCCCGGTGTCGGCAAAGGCCACGGTGCTGGTTGCCGGTTCACGGGCGCCCTCGGGGAAGCGGGTGACAGACAGGGTGCCGCTACCGAGGATGCGGTCGCTGATCTGCATCAGCGTGTCACGATAGTGCCGGCCATCGTGTGATGGGCCGGTGGTAGCGATATCCGCCGGGATATCCTGTTCCTGGATGCTGTTCTGCAGATAGCCGCGGATCTCACCCAGCACATTGGCCTCGACCGACATCCCGCCGACGGCGCCCTGGCTGTGTACCTTGAATGCGGCACGGTCCTTGCCCTTCAGCCCGCCGCTGTGCAGGGCGCCGGTCAGCAGGCCGCGGCCAAGTACGGTGGTCTCGATCGGTGACAGCCCGTGATTGGCGCGTGCCTGATGAATCAGACGCGCCGCCTGCACGATTACGCCGCGGATGCTGCCGCCGGCGAGCAGGAATACATCCAGGCCGTCCTCGGGGATGTGTTCAAGGGCCTTCTGTACCGGAGCGGGGAGGGGGCGATAAATCATGGCTATATCCGCCCGTACAGCTCGCTCAATCGTGCCAGCTGCTGCAGGATGTCCGGTTTGAGCATGTCCTGGGTAAAGCGCCAGTCCCAGTTCCCGCCCAGGGTGCCGGGGGTGTTCATGCGGGCTTCCTTGCCCAGCCCCAGGATATCCTGCAGCGGGACAATCGCGAAGGCGGCGGGGCTGCTGTAGATCCCGCGGATAAAGTCCCAGTGCGGCCGGGTGCCGTCACTGTGCAGGTATTCATAGGCCAGCTCCCGGTCCGCGGGTTTGGCGCTCTCGAGCCATCCCACCAGGGTGTCGTTGTCGTGGGTGCCGGTGTAGGCGATACAGTTGGCCTCGTAGTTGTGCGGCAGGAACTCGTTGACCATTTCCTGCCCCGAGTCGAACCCGAACTGCAGGATCTTCATCCCGGGAAAACCGAACTCATGCTTCAGGCGGCGGACATCGTCGGTAATAAATCCGAGGTCCTCGGCCAGGATCGGCGGGGTGCCCAGCACCTCGCGGATGCGGCGGAACAGCTGGCGTCCCCTGGCAGGCTGCCATTCACCACGCTCAGCGGTGGTGTCTCCGAACGGGACCGCCCAGTAGGCGGAGAAGCCGCGGAAATGGTCGATTCGCAGGTAGTCGAACATCGCCAGCTTGTGGCGAATGATCTCGATCCACCAGGCAAACTCGGTTTTTTCGTGATACTCCCAGTCATACAGCGGGTTGCCCCACAGCTGGCCGGTAGCGCTGAAGTAATCCGGCGGCACCCCGGCCACGCTGGTGGGCTGATGGTGCTCGTCGAAAAGGAACAGTTCGGGCTTGGCCCAGGCCTCGGCCGAGTCGTAGGCGACAAAGATCGGCATGTCGCCGACAATCTCGATCCCGCTGCGATTGGCATAGGCGCGCAGATCCAGCCACTGCTCGAAAAAGATATACTGCAAAAACTGGTGCAGCCGGATCTCGTCCTGCAGGCGCTCACGGGCAGCGGCTACCGCCTGGGGCTCATGCATACGCAGCTGTTCGTCGGGCCATTCCGACCAGGCTGAACCGCCAAACTCGGCCTTCAGCACCATAAACAGGGTGTAGTCATCCAGCCAGAAGGCGTTGTCGCGGCAGAACCGGCGAAAACGGGCGGCGGTCACATCGG comes from the Spirochaeta africana DSM 8902 genome and includes:
- a CDS encoding Hsp33 family molecular chaperone HslO, which translates into the protein MIYRPLPAPVQKALEHIPEDGLDVFLLAGGSIRGVIVQAARLIHQARANHGLSPIETTVLGRGLLTGALHSGGLKGKDRAAFKVHSQGAVGGMSVEANVLGEIRGYLQNSIQEQDIPADIATTGPSHDGRHYRDTLMQISDRILGSGTLSVTRFPEGAREPATSTVAFADTGLDQVFESFYLQSEQVPTRIWTSFAWDDTLMLQSAAGLMLQTLPESPRHSREAFLPIVQYLETLDLRRQLAELSLQGKPASEIARQMFADFDVEIVGSKGIEFFCSCSKDRFGTFIQGLPAADRNEIREHGPFPLDVTCHYCGSRYAFSREELQELLG
- the malQ gene encoding 4-alpha-glucanotransferase, translating into MEHSTRPTELPRAAGILAHPTSLPGAYGIGTFGREARDFVDLLVLSRQRIWQMCPLGPTGYGDSPYQCFSALAGNPLLIDVEQLVHDGLLAEHDLHSLTGFPTGHVDFGPVIEAKMQVLRLAADTFFAKLGDPSTDVTAARFRRFCRDNAFWLDDYTLFMVLKAEFGGSAWSEWPDEQLRMHEPQAVAAARERLQDEIRLHQFLQYIFFEQWLDLRAYANRSGIEIVGDMPIFVAYDSAEAWAKPELFLFDEHHQPTSVAGVPPDYFSATGQLWGNPLYDWEYHEKTEFAWWIEIIRHKLAMFDYLRIDHFRGFSAYWAVPFGDTTAERGEWQPARGRQLFRRIREVLGTPPILAEDLGFITDDVRRLKHEFGFPGMKILQFGFDSGQEMVNEFLPHNYEANCIAYTGTHDNDTLVGWLESAKPADRELAYEYLHSDGTRPHWDFIRGIYSSPAAFAIVPLQDILGLGKEARMNTPGTLGGNWDWRFTQDMLKPDILQQLARLSELYGRI